From the Lathyrus oleraceus cultivar Zhongwan6 chromosome 4, CAAS_Psat_ZW6_1.0, whole genome shotgun sequence genome, one window contains:
- the LOC127138571 gene encoding mitochondrial outer membrane import complex protein METAXIN has translation MAEIPTLVVRKPCFDLPTGCPQCLSAYIYLNFAKIPFQLNFHVNHPHSDKIPYFEIGDDYVLYDNENEGIIQCLRKNAGVVDLDSEVSSLPEWITIKAVITTWLHDALVYELWVGSKGSSAYSIYYSDLPWPIGKVLSSKKTRLVKLKHGITDDNAVAKKEEIYERANSAYDALSKLLGEKNYLFGNRPSSLDAIFLAHGLVALQALPESSTLRNKFLEHDTLVRYVRKCKTEIIEAGPQTHTDASSSGFRIPSTQRQKFKSEPKRKKTDEEKRFKSKGRYFVAAQLVAVAVFLTLMISFDFAEVEVENVDDQG, from the exons ATGGCGGAAATTCCCACTCTAGTAGTTCGAAAACCCTGTTTTGATCTTCCAACTGGTTGCCCTCAATGCCTCTCTGCATATATTTATCTCAATTTCGCCAAAATCCCATTCCAATTGAACTTCCATGTAAACCATCCACATTCCG ATAAAATTCCTTATTTTGAGATTGGTGATGACTATGTGTTGTATGATAATGAGAATGAAGGAATCATTCAGTGTTTGAGGAAAAATGCTGGTGTAGTTGATTTGGATAGTGAGGTTTCTTCTCTCCCTGAATGGATTACAATTAAAGCGGTTATCACAACTTGGCTTCATGATGCACTTGTTTATGAACTCTGGGTGGGATCTAAAGGTTCCTCTGCTTATAGTATCTATTATTCTGATCTTCCTTGGCCCATTGGGAAGGTTCTTTCTTCCAAGAAAACTCGTTTGGTGAAACTCAAACATGGGATAACTGATGACAATGCTGTAGCTAAGAAAGAAGAG ATTTATGAGAGGGCAAACTCTGCGTACGACGCCCTATCAAAATTGTTAGGTGAAAAGAACTACCTATTTGGGAACAG GCCATCAAGCTTGGATGCTATTTTTCTCGCACATGGACTCGTTGCTCTTCAAGCTTTACCG GAATCATCTACACTGCGGAACAAATTTTTGGAACACGATACTTTAGTTAGATATGTCCGAAAATGTAAGACTGAAATTATAGAAGCTGGTCCACAAACTCATACGGATGCATCATCGTCGGGTTTCAGAATTCCTTCAACTCAGA GACAAAAATTTAAGAGCGAACCGAAAAGGAAGAAAACAGACGAGGAGAAAAGGTTTAAAAGTAAGGGGAGATATTTTGTTGCAGCACAGTTGGTTGCAGTTGCTGTTTTTCTCACACTTATGATATCATTTGATTTTGCTGAAGTGGAGGTAGAAAATGTTGATGATCAAGGGTGA
- the LOC127138572 gene encoding protein ROLLING AND ERECT LEAF 2 has product MGCSQSKLDEEEAVQICKDRKRFIKEAVEHRTQFANGHVAYIRSLQRVSAALRDYFEGDEALKFSLDSIITPPTPPPVKNKATPETIELGSNSTALKLSYSRSSGNPAISVEEKPLSPEMGRVEAYSPPRYQYGNDGFFGMQSSPMNASIFAYSPNNRPVVIPPTSPPRSSSQWDSFWNPFTSLDYYGYPNGCSLDEIVMDAENRELKKVREEEGIPDLEQEEEDTKQEGFVVKRNVAGERNEIIENSSKEVAVEDVDQHEEEKKEGTDAETETVQVDGGECFQVSKAQTSGHMESGHQEMAIDDQEAKEETPGFTVYVNRRPANMAEVINDLEAQFRVVCSAANDVSVLLEAKKVQHLSTSNELSSASKLLNPVALFRSASSSSSPSKSIMNFSNSRDEVDEGTDDPPSGEGSMLSASHQSTLDRLYTWEKKLYQEVRSGTRFRLAYEKKCLQLKNHDIKGEEPSSVDKTRVAIRDLHTQITVSIHSVEAISRRIETLRDEELHPQLLEMLQGLAKMWKVMAECHETQKQILEEANIILDGIAARKHSSVSITDPLRLALSASILETELRNWRNTFESWITSQRSYIHALTGWLLRCMRCEPDASKLVCSPRRSSCSHPLFGLCVQWSRRLDAIQETAVLEGLDLFAAGLGSFYAQQLKEDSAQNAIGGSNGNMEMVEVKVEKEEVVDVAVKVLCGGMSSAMRSMAEFAIDYAKGYNDLVKQWENGKLQENE; this is encoded by the exons ATGGGATGTTCTCAATCAAAGCTAGATGAGGAAGAAGCGGTTCAGATTTGTAAAGATAGAAAGAGATTCATAAAAGAGGCTGTGGAGCATAGAACTCAATTTGCTAATGGACATGTTGCGTATATTCGATCACTCCAAAGGGTTTCTGCTGCTTTGCGTGATTATTTCGAAGGAGATGAAGCACTTAAGTTCTCGTTGGATTCAATCATAACTCCTCCAACTCCTCCGCCTGTGAAGAATAAAGCTACTCCGGAAACAATTGAGCTTGGATCCAATAGTACAGCTTTGAAACTGAGTTACTCGAGGTCGAGTGGTAATCCAGCGATTTCGGTTGAAGAAAAGCCTCTGTCGCCGGAAATGGGTCGAGTTGAGGCATATTCTCCTCCGAGGTACCAATATGGTAATGATGGTTTTTTTGGTATGCAATCCTCCCCGATGAATGCGTCCATTTTCGCTTATTCTCCAAATAACAGACCTGTTGTTATTCCTCCTACTTCACCTCCACGGTCTTCTTCTCAATGGGATTCCTTTTGGAATCCGTTTACATCGTTGGACTATTACGGTTACCCTAATGGATGTAGCCTTGACGAGATTGTTATGGATGCTGAGAATCGAGAACTGAAGAAAGTTCGGGAAGAAGAAGGAATACCGGACCTGGAACAGGAAGAAGAGGATACCAAACAGGAGGGTTTTGTTGTTAAGAGAAATGTAGCCGGAGAAAGAAACGAAATCATCGAGAATTCCTCAAAAGAAGTCGCGGTTGAAGATGTTGATCaacatgaagaagagaaaaagGAGGGAACAGATGCTGAAACTGAAACTGTGCAAGTCGATGGTGGCGAGTGTTTTCAAGTATCAAAAGCTCAAACTTCAGGTCATATGGAATCCGGCCATCAAGAAATGGCAATTGATGATCAAGAAGCTAAGGAAGAAACACCTGGCTTTACCGTTTATGTAAACCGAAGACCGGCGAATATGGCAGAAGTGATCAACGATCTTGAAGCTCAATTCAGGGTTGTATGCAGTGCAGCCAATGATGTCTCGGTACTGTTAGAGGCTAAGAAAGTTCAACACTTATCCACTTCTAATGAACTGTCATCAG CATCAAAATTGTTGAATCCAGTAGCTCTTTTTCGCTCAGCTTCTTCTAGCTCGTCCCCGTCAAAAAGTATAATGAATTTTTCAAACTCTAGGGATGAAGTTGATGAAGGCACCGATGATCCTCCGTCAGGAGAAGGTTCTATGTTGTCTGCCAGTCACCAATCAACTTTAGACCGGCTATATACATGGGAGAAGAAGCTCTACCAGGAAGTTAGG TCTGGAACGCGTTTTCGACTTGCATACGAGAAGAAATGTCTGCAACTCAAGAACCATGATATAAAAGGAGAGGAACCTTCTTCTGTGGATAAAACAAGAGTAGCTATTAGAGATCTACACACTCAGATAACAGTTTCAATACACTCAGTTGAAGCTATTTCCCGGAGAATTGAAACCTTAAGGGATGAAGAGTTACATCCCCAGCTTCTTGAAATGTTGCAAGG GCTAGCAAAGATGTGGAAAGTGATGGCAGAATGTCATGAGACGCAGAAGCAAATCTTGGAAGAAGCCAATATTATTCTAGACGGCATTGCTGCCAGAAAACATTCCTCCGTGTCAATAACCGATCCGCTGAGACTTGCACTCTCAGCCTCCATTCTTGAAACCGAGTTGAGGAACTGGCGAAACACTTTTGAGTCATGGATCACCTCTCAGAGATCATACATCCATGCACTAACCGGCTGGCTTCTCCGATGCATGAGATGCGAACCCGATGCATCGAAACTAGTATGCTCTCCTCGGAGGTCTAGCTGCAGTCATCCTTTGTTTGGACTTTGTGTTCAGTGGTCAAGACGTCTAGACGCCATACAAGAAACAGCGGTGCTTGAGGGTCTAGACTTATTCGCAGCCGGGTTAGGTTCCTTCTATGCTCAACAACTAAAAGAAGATTCTGCACAGAATGCAATAGGTGGATCCAATGGAAACATGGAAATGGTGGAAGTCAAGGTGGAAAAAGAAGAAGTGGTGGATGTTGCGGTTAAGGTACTTTGCGGTGGAATGTCGAGTGCGATGAGGTCAATGGCAGAGTTTGCTATTGATTATGCTAAGGGATATAATGATCTTGTTAAACAGTGGGAGAATGGGAAGTTGCAGGAAAATGAGTAG